A single region of the Triplophysa dalaica isolate WHDGS20190420 chromosome 15, ASM1584641v1, whole genome shotgun sequence genome encodes:
- the kif11 gene encoding kinesin-like protein KIF11, producing the protein MASSQISAVKKDDKARNIQVVVRCRPFNTVERKSNSHTVIDCDQNRKELMVRTGGVADKAARKTYTFDMVFGPSAKQIDVYRSVVCPILDEVIMGYNCTVFAYGQTGTGKTFTMEGERSPNDEFTWEEDPLAGIIPRTLHQIFEKLSSNGTEFSVKVSLLEIYNEELFDLLSPAPDVTERLQLFDDPRNKRGVVIKGLEEITVHNKNEVYQILERGSAKRKTASTLMNAYSSRSHSVFSVTIHMKEITLDGEELVKIGKLNLVDLAGSENIGRSGAVDKRAREAGNINQSLLTLGRVIKALVERGPHVPYRESKLTRILQDSLGGRTKTSIIATVSPASINLEETLSTLDYANRAKNIMNKPEVNQKLTKRTLIKEYTEEIERLKRDLAATRDKHGVYLSVDNYESMNSKLVSQEEQITEYNERIAATEDELKKIMELFTDSKQKLDQCTEDLQNKNQILEEAHKDLTETKHRLTQEEFIATQLQNNEGQLYSTADQLLSTAETSTQDVSGLHAKLQRKKDVELHNSEAQESFAQSMENCYNSMQTTLQEQGHKHSAIIDYYRSSVGELLTVNSRTFKETSGAVCESYSSIKSAVGKGVERCKEQVLQQKKLSQEAQNSMLEILDEHKQHLEEVLVAQALPGIRSIMAMNDSLKQTLHRYHLLPEQMEGLKTEMMSFFNSSVESLASMKESAVQGFSALRIENDNLKQQICQTGNNHQARVAQLVKCLQDQMNLLALETQTDLEGLTQATAAQITPLETLQSSIQSKCIAVEEDTVSVCARLGTSVDGVMSEMNAATEEGERALEECVGYCGHLQMSLDSLTESGLKWCHDARDLTENKTQERLKLIRETDTAVQDLMKSVEEKGENAIRDCEASLGQMQQEVEGILGRVELQTGSDEATLQEHRETLSSISTQTLDTVHNFLSSELRLDLPTGTTPQRKEYAYPRALSKPRSREELEEEFRAQQEVLQSALSQCETVLEVDEGKPLDQDSLEDEVSVSSDGNGTEQTCFNENLICYENGRVPFFKKKGKKENGNKTLNRSKVENESMCSPPRSKLPLRCQN; encoded by the exons ATGGCATCGTCTCAGATATCGGCAGTCAAAAAAGATGATAAGGCCAGAAATATACAAGTGGTTGTACGATGCAG GCCATTCAACACTGTGGAGCGTAAATCTAACTCTCATACAGTTATTGATTGTGACCAGAACCGAAAAGAGTTGATGGTCCGTACTGGAGGTGTTGCAGACAAAGCAGCCAGGAAAACATACACTTTTGATATG GTTTTTGGCCCTTCTGCCAAACAGATCGATGTGTACAGGAGTGTGGTTTGTCCTATTTTAGATGAGGTCATCATGGGTTATAACTGTACAGTCTTTGC ataTGGACAAACTGGGACAGGAAAAACCTTTACTATGGAGGGCGAGAGGTCACCTAATGATGAATTTACCTGGGAAGAG GACCCTTTGGCTGGGATCATTCCCAGAACTCTTCATCAGATCTTTGAGAAATTGTCCAGTAATGGGACGGAGTTCTCTGTGAAAGTCTCTTTGCTGGAGATATATAATGAGGAACTCTTTGACCTGCTCAGCCCTGCTCCTGATGTCACGGAGCGATTACAACTATTTGATGATCCCAGAAACAAG AGGGGTGTGGTCATTAAAGGCCTTGAGGAGATCACTGTGCACAACAAGAATGAGGTGTATCAGATCCTGGAGAGAGGATCAGCTAAAAGGAAGACTGCCTCCACCCTAATGAACGCTTACTCCAG TCGATCCCACTCTGTGTTCTCCGTTACCATTCACATGAAGGAGATCACACTTGATGGAGAAGAGCTGGTCAAGATTGGAAAACTGAACTTG GTGGATCTTGCAGGTAGCGAGAACATCGGACGATCCGGTGCCGTGGATAAGCGGGCGCGTGAAGCTGGCAACATCAACCAGTCTCTGCTGACTCTTGGTCGAGTCATCAAGGCTTTGGTGGAAAGAGGACCTCATGTGCCCTACAGAGAGTCCAAACTCACCCGAATACTGCAAGATTCCCTTGGAGGTCGCACTAAAACCTCAATTATTGCCACAGTGTCTCCGGCCTCCATCAATCTTGAG GAAACTCTGAGCACATTGGACTATGCTAACAGGGCCAAGAATATCATGAACAAGCCAGAGGTCAACCAGAAACTGACCAAGAGAACGCTGATCAAG GAATACACAGAAGAGATTGAGCGTTTGAAAAGAGACCTGGCTGCCACCCGTGATAAGCATGGAGTGTATCTCTCTGTTGACAACTATGA GAGTATGAATAGTAAACTCGTGTCTCAGGAGGAACAGATTACGGAGTATAATGAGCGAATCGCGGCTACGGAGGATGAGCTCaaaaag ATTATGGAGTTGTTCACAGACAGTAAGCAGAAATTGGACCAGTGCACTGAGGACCTGCAGAATAAGAACCAAATTCTGGAGGAGGCCCACAAGGATCTAACGGAGACCAAGCATCGCCTGACTCAGGAGGAGTTCATTGCTACACAGCTCCAGAACAATGAGGGGCAGCTATACAGCACCGCTGACCAG CTGTTGAGTACAGCTGAGACCAGCACACAGGATGTAAGTGGTCTTCATGCCAAGTTACAGCGAAAGAAAGATGTGGAACTTCATAACAGTGAGGCTCAAGAGAGCTTTGCCCAGTCCATGGAGAACTGCTACAACAGTATGCAAACAACACTGCAGGAGCAGGGCCACAAACACTCGGCTATCATTGACTATTACCGATCTTCAGTGG GTGAGCTGCTGACGGTGAACAGCAGGACATTTAAAGAGACTTCAGGTGCCGTGTGTGAATCGTACAGCAGTATTAAAAGTGCAGTTGGTAAAGGTGTTGAGCGGTGTAAGGAACAAGTGCTACAGCAGAAGAAACTCTCGCAGGAGGCTCAAAACAGTATGCTGGAAATTCTG gatgaacacaaacaacatCTAGAAGAGGTTCTTGTTGCCCAAGCATTGCCAGGCATCAGGTCCATCATGGCTATGAATGACAGTTTAAAGCAAACCCTTCACAGATACCATCTGCTTCCTGAACAG ATGGAAGGTCTGAAGACAGAAATGATGTCGTTTTTCAACTCCTCCGTTGAATCTTTGGCCAGTATGAAAGAGAGTGCCGTGCAGGGCTTCAGCGCTCTGCGTATTGAAAACGACAATCTAAAACAGCAGATTTGCCAAACTGGAAACAACCATCAGGCG CGTGTGGCCCAGCTGGTTAAGTGTTTGCAGGACCAAATGAATCTCTTGGCTTTGGAAACCCAGACAGACTTGGAGGGTCTCACACAAGCAACTGCTGCCCAGATCACGCCACTAGAAACTCTGCAGAGCTCCATACAGAG taagtgcATTGCGGTAGAGGAGGACACTGTGTCTGTTTGTGCTCGGCTGGGTACTTCCGTGGATGGAGTGATGTCTGAGATGAACGCAGCAACAGAAGAGGGAGAGCGGGCATTGGAAGAGTGTGTCGGTTATTGCGGACACCTGCAGATGTCTTTGGACTCTCTGACCGAGTCGGGACTCAAGTGGTGTCACGACGCAAGAGACTTGACCGAGAATAAAACTCAGGAACGACTAAAGCTTatcagagagacagacacagcaGTGCAAGACCTGATGAAG TCTGTAGAAGAAAAGGGGGAGAATGCTATCCGGGACTGCGAAGCTAGTCTGGGTCAAATGCAACAGGAAGTGGAAGGAATCCTGGGTCGTGTGGAATTGCAGACGGGCAGTGATGAGGCCACGTTGCAGGAGCACAGAGAGACCCTCTCCTCCATCAGCACTCAGACACTGGACACCGTACACAACTTCCTCAGTTCTGAGCTGAGACTAGATTTACCTACCG GAACGACCCCTCAGCGTAAGGAGTATGCGTACCCGCGTGCTCTTAGCAAGCCGAGGAGCCGAGAGGAACTGGAGGAGGAGTTCAGAGCTCAGCAGGAGGTGTTACAGAGCGCCCTGAGTCAGTGTGAGACTGTTTTAGAAGTAGATGAGGGCAAGCCTCTTGATCAG GACTCTCTGGAGGATGAAGTCAGTGTTTCTAGTGATGGAAACGGCACAGAACAGACTTGCTTCAATGAGAACTTGATATGTTATGAAAACGGAAGAGTTCCCTTCTTCAAG AAGAAAGGCAAGAAGGAAAATGGCAATAAGACACTTAACCGTTCAAAGGTTGAGAATGAGAGCATGTGTTCACCACCCCGTTCTAAACTACCACTGAGGTGTCAGAATTAA